Proteins encoded by one window of Mycolicibacterium cosmeticum:
- a CDS encoding 2Fe-2S iron-sulfur cluster-binding protein, translating to MTAEPVPADEVTILLDRARTTVTAKPGETLLETARRNGLTPPFSCEAGNCGTCIAKLTEGSATMRVNDALTQDEVDEGYVLTCQAVPDPGPVVVDYED from the coding sequence ATGACGGCAGAACCCGTGCCCGCCGACGAGGTGACGATCCTGTTGGATCGCGCACGTACGACGGTGACCGCCAAGCCGGGCGAGACGCTCTTGGAGACCGCCCGCCGCAACGGGCTGACACCGCCCTTCTCCTGCGAGGCGGGCAACTGCGGCACGTGCATCGCCAAGCTCACCGAGGGCAGCGCGACCATGCGCGTCAACGACGCCCTCACCCAGGACGAGGTGGACGAGGGCTACGTCCTGACCTGCCAGGCCGTGCCCGACCCGGGACCGGTCGTCGTCGACTACGAAGACTGA
- a CDS encoding cobalamin B12-binding domain-containing protein codes for MVTRVLVAKPGLDGHDRGAKIVARTLRDAGFEVIYTGIRQRIEDIVSIALQEDVALVGLSILSGAHVALTARTVEALRAADAGDIAVVVGGTIPQGDVQKLLDAGAAAVFPTGTGLDTLVSEVRALTERVSG; via the coding sequence ATGGTCACCCGCGTTCTGGTGGCCAAGCCCGGTCTGGACGGGCACGATCGCGGCGCCAAGATCGTTGCTCGTACCCTGCGCGATGCTGGATTCGAGGTCATCTATACCGGCATCCGGCAGCGCATCGAGGACATCGTGTCCATCGCCCTGCAGGAAGATGTTGCGCTGGTGGGCCTTTCGATCCTGTCGGGAGCCCACGTCGCGCTGACGGCGCGCACCGTGGAGGCGCTGCGGGCGGCCGACGCGGGGGATATCGCCGTCGTCGTCGGGGGCACCATCCCGCAGGGCGATGTGCAGAAACTGTTGGACGCCGGCGCGGCAGCGGTGTTCCCCACCGGAACCGGCCTGGACACTTTGGTGTCCGAGGTGCGGGCGCTGACGGAGAGGGTGTCGGGCTGA
- a CDS encoding CaiB/BaiF CoA transferase family protein produces MTGPLAGIRIIEVGVMLAGPYATMMLADLGAEVIKVEPPGGEISRQVGDSYFASLNRNKRSVCLDLQSADGQAKLAALVADSHALLVNMKPSAIKRLGLTYESLRRHNEKLVCVALTGFGLHGGDDPAFDYVIQAATGVAAMTGDPDGPPTLPGYSAADNSTGLTAALGLLAQIVSGRGGQVEVSLRDVMLSQLNYRAAAYLNDGAHPRRYPFGAHSYYVPAQLFPTAEGYLALFITHDGFWRAFAGEAAIEGFATMAERAAARDEVLAVVSAALARDTAANWEARLKPLGIPAAAVRTLPQALAQTPEMVVQAGEFRLVGSPVKVTGYQPEYRPAPVFETQSS; encoded by the coding sequence ATGACCGGACCGCTGGCGGGTATCCGCATCATCGAGGTCGGGGTGATGCTGGCCGGGCCGTACGCCACCATGATGCTGGCCGACCTGGGTGCCGAGGTGATCAAGGTCGAGCCGCCCGGTGGCGAGATCTCCCGGCAGGTCGGTGACAGCTATTTCGCCAGCCTCAACCGCAACAAGCGCAGCGTCTGCCTGGATCTGCAGTCGGCCGACGGTCAGGCGAAACTCGCTGCGCTGGTGGCGGATTCACACGCGCTGCTGGTGAACATGAAACCGTCGGCCATCAAGCGGCTGGGCCTGACCTACGAGTCGCTGCGTAGGCACAACGAGAAGCTGGTGTGTGTCGCGCTCACCGGCTTCGGGTTGCACGGCGGTGACGATCCGGCCTTCGACTACGTCATCCAGGCGGCCACCGGGGTGGCGGCGATGACGGGTGACCCGGACGGCCCGCCCACGCTGCCCGGTTACTCCGCCGCCGACAACTCCACCGGCTTGACCGCGGCGCTGGGCCTGCTGGCCCAGATCGTGTCGGGTCGCGGCGGCCAGGTGGAGGTGTCGCTGCGCGACGTGATGCTGTCCCAGCTGAACTATCGGGCGGCCGCGTACCTGAACGACGGTGCCCACCCGCGCCGCTATCCGTTCGGAGCGCACTCGTATTACGTTCCCGCCCAGCTCTTTCCCACCGCTGAGGGCTACCTGGCGCTGTTCATCACCCACGACGGGTTCTGGAGGGCGTTCGCGGGCGAAGCGGCTATCGAGGGGTTCGCCACCATGGCCGAGCGCGCCGCGGCGCGCGACGAGGTGCTGGCCGTGGTCTCGGCGGCGCTGGCGCGGGACACCGCGGCGAACTGGGAAGCCCGCCTGAAACCACTCGGCATTCCGGCGGCGGCGGTGCGCACCTTGCCGCAGGCGCTCGCCCAGACGCCCGAAATGGTGGTGCAGGCCGGTGAATTCCGGCTGGTGGGCAGCCCGGTGAAGGTGACGGGCTATCAACCCGAGTACCGGCCCGCGCCGGTGTTCGAGACTCAGTCTTCGTAG
- a CDS encoding SDR family oxidoreductase: MSSAHRPLADRTVVVSGGSRGIGLAIALGAAAQGANIVLLAKTAEPHPKLPGTVYTAVADVEAVGAKAAAVVGDVRKEDDVQRAIDTAVHTFGGVDIVINNASAIATEATESLAAKKFDLMMDINVRGTFLLTKAALPHLRQSPNAHVVTLAPPLNLNPHWLGAHPAYTVSKYGMTLLSLGWAAEYADAGIGFSCLWPQTYIATSAVTNLADGQNMVAAARSPQIMADAAVQILTGPAKEANGQTYIDADVLAAAGITDLSGYGGGDDPIWDIFVDKS, encoded by the coding sequence ATGTCCAGCGCGCACCGTCCATTAGCCGACCGCACCGTGGTGGTGTCCGGCGGCAGCCGCGGCATCGGGCTGGCCATCGCACTCGGCGCGGCCGCCCAAGGTGCCAATATCGTGCTCCTCGCCAAGACGGCCGAACCCCACCCCAAGCTGCCCGGCACCGTGTACACCGCGGTGGCCGACGTGGAGGCGGTGGGCGCCAAGGCCGCCGCCGTGGTGGGTGACGTCCGCAAGGAGGACGATGTGCAGCGGGCGATCGACACCGCGGTGCACACCTTCGGCGGCGTCGACATCGTGATCAACAACGCCAGCGCCATCGCGACGGAAGCCACCGAATCCCTCGCGGCCAAGAAGTTCGACCTCATGATGGACATCAACGTGCGGGGTACGTTCCTGCTCACCAAGGCGGCGCTGCCGCACCTGCGGCAATCCCCCAATGCCCACGTGGTCACGCTCGCCCCTCCCCTCAACCTGAACCCGCACTGGCTGGGCGCTCACCCGGCCTACACGGTGAGCAAGTACGGCATGACCTTGTTGTCGCTGGGCTGGGCGGCCGAATACGCGGACGCCGGGATCGGCTTCAGCTGTCTGTGGCCGCAGACCTACATCGCCACCTCGGCGGTGACCAACCTGGCCGACGGCCAGAACATGGTGGCGGCCGCACGGAGCCCGCAGATCATGGCCGACGCCGCGGTGCAGATCCTCACCGGACCCGCGAAGGAAGCCAACGGCCAGACCTATATCGACGCCGACGTGCTGGCCGCCGCCGGGATCACCGACCTGTCCGGATACGGCGGTGGGGACGATCCGATCTGGGATATCTTCGTGGACAAGTCATGA
- a CDS encoding methylmalonyl-CoA mutase family protein — MSEHVVPRVETPSGIPLAPVYGPGDRAGEPPAPGEYPFTRGNFASGYRGKTWTFRQYSGFGTAEESNKRYRYLLDQGGTGLSVALDLPTQCGYDSDDPEYGEEVGRVGVAVDTLADAEVLFDGIPLDAISTSFTINGTAAILLAFYVAAAEKKGVPREKLTGTIQNDILKEYASRGTWIWPPAPSLRLIADTIEFCAAEVPRFNAISVAGAHFRDAGANAVQEMAFTLADGVTYCDTVVERGRMSIDKFAPQISFFFYTHGDFFEEIAKYRAGRRRWATIVRERYGATTDKAAMFRFGCVSGGASLYAPQAQNNLVRVAYEALASVLGGVQSMFTAAWDEPFALPSEESATLALRTQQILAYETGVTKVADPLGGSYFVEALTDATEAKIIEIMSDLEAHGGMVRCIEDGYLQGLIADEAFKIHRQVESGERPVVGVNRFVVDEPAPDLATYELDAAGRDLQLKRLARVKAERDPIAVKEALAALSRSAEGDDNLMHKLIDCANAYCTVGEMVAALKAVWGEFQQPVVF; from the coding sequence ATGAGCGAGCATGTTGTCCCTCGGGTGGAGACCCCTTCAGGCATTCCGCTGGCGCCCGTCTACGGACCGGGCGACCGTGCCGGTGAACCGCCCGCGCCCGGCGAGTACCCCTTCACGCGCGGCAACTTCGCGTCCGGCTATCGCGGTAAGACGTGGACGTTCCGTCAGTACTCGGGGTTCGGTACCGCCGAGGAATCCAACAAGCGGTACCGGTATCTCCTCGATCAAGGCGGGACGGGGCTGTCGGTGGCACTGGACCTGCCGACCCAGTGCGGTTATGACTCAGACGATCCCGAGTACGGGGAAGAGGTGGGTCGCGTCGGCGTCGCGGTGGACACCCTTGCCGACGCCGAGGTCCTGTTCGACGGTATCCCGCTGGACGCGATCAGCACGAGCTTCACCATCAACGGCACCGCCGCCATCCTGCTGGCGTTCTACGTGGCCGCCGCCGAGAAGAAGGGGGTGCCGCGGGAGAAGCTGACCGGCACCATCCAGAACGACATCCTCAAGGAGTACGCGTCGCGCGGCACGTGGATCTGGCCGCCCGCTCCGTCGCTGCGGCTGATCGCCGACACCATCGAGTTCTGCGCCGCCGAGGTGCCGCGATTCAACGCCATCTCGGTGGCCGGCGCGCACTTCCGCGATGCCGGCGCCAATGCCGTCCAGGAGATGGCGTTCACCCTGGCCGACGGTGTCACCTATTGCGACACCGTCGTCGAGCGCGGCCGGATGAGCATCGACAAATTCGCCCCGCAGATCTCGTTCTTCTTCTACACCCACGGCGACTTCTTCGAAGAGATCGCCAAGTACCGCGCGGGACGGCGGCGGTGGGCCACCATCGTGCGGGAACGCTACGGCGCCACCACCGACAAGGCCGCGATGTTCCGGTTCGGCTGCGTCTCCGGTGGTGCCTCGCTGTACGCCCCGCAAGCCCAGAACAACCTGGTGCGGGTGGCGTACGAGGCGCTGGCCTCGGTGCTCGGTGGCGTGCAGTCGATGTTCACCGCCGCCTGGGACGAGCCGTTCGCGCTGCCCAGCGAGGAGTCCGCGACATTGGCCCTGCGCACCCAGCAGATCCTGGCCTACGAGACCGGTGTCACCAAAGTGGCCGACCCGCTGGGCGGTTCGTACTTCGTCGAGGCGCTGACCGATGCCACCGAGGCCAAGATCATCGAGATCATGTCCGATCTGGAGGCGCACGGCGGCATGGTGCGCTGCATCGAGGACGGTTATCTGCAGGGGCTGATCGCCGACGAGGCGTTCAAGATTCATCGGCAGGTCGAGTCGGGGGAGCGGCCGGTGGTTGGGGTGAACCGATTCGTCGTGGACGAGCCCGCCCCCGATCTGGCGACCTACGAATTGGACGCCGCCGGCCGTGATCTGCAGCTCAAACGGCTGGCCCGGGTGAAGGCCGAGCGGGATCCGATCGCCGTCAAAGAGGCGCTGGCGGCGCTGTCGCGATCCGCGGAAGGGGACGACAACCTGATGCACAAGCTCATCGACTGCGCCAACGCGTACTGCACCGTGGGCGAGATGGTGGCCGCGCTCAAGGCCGTGTGGGGCGAGTTCCAGCAGCCGGTGGTGTTCTGA
- a CDS encoding class I adenylate-forming enzyme family protein: MTGAVLAFDDQQYTLAELDALADGLAGTLAGRGVRRGDRVALMSSNRPEFVIALRAIWRLGAAVVLISPSWKRAEVAHALALTRPALGVGDQPLLAELVPTLHLDEPIIPGGGSWAAVRADADALFVFSSGTTGMPKAVRHTHAGFATAIRHWRHALGLTAHDRMQIMTPPSHILGLLNIATVLDAGAWMRLHRRFDIDAMLRHIQADRITVEMAVAPIALAMSAHPDLECYDLSSLRYIMWCATPVTKSVADTVTERAGVQWVSAYGASELPVISCCPIGAARLDTVGKPVPGVRVRIAPTGEIEVRSESVMAGYLPDSDTAAVCEDGWYRTGDIGHLDEDGWLHITDRLKEMIKVRGFQVAPAEVEAVLHAHPAVADCAVFGIPDPADGEAVVAAVVGAQLSEAEIADWVAQRLASYKKPRRVVVVDEIPRLPSGKVLRRVLRDRCAGPAVTR, encoded by the coding sequence ATGACCGGCGCCGTGCTCGCTTTCGACGACCAGCAGTACACACTGGCCGAACTCGACGCGCTTGCCGACGGGCTGGCGGGCACCCTGGCCGGTCGTGGTGTCCGGCGCGGAGATCGGGTGGCGCTGATGTCCTCCAACCGGCCCGAGTTCGTCATCGCGCTGCGCGCCATCTGGCGGCTCGGTGCCGCGGTCGTCCTGATCAGCCCGTCCTGGAAGCGCGCCGAAGTGGCGCATGCGCTGGCGTTGACCCGGCCCGCGCTCGGTGTCGGGGACCAACCGCTGCTGGCCGAGTTGGTGCCCACGCTGCATCTCGACGAGCCGATCATCCCGGGCGGCGGCAGTTGGGCGGCGGTGCGGGCGGACGCCGATGCGCTGTTCGTCTTCAGTTCGGGGACCACCGGCATGCCCAAGGCGGTCCGCCACACCCACGCCGGTTTCGCCACGGCGATCCGGCACTGGCGGCACGCCCTCGGCCTCACCGCGCACGACCGGATGCAGATCATGACACCGCCATCGCACATCCTGGGCCTGCTCAACATCGCCACCGTGCTCGACGCCGGCGCGTGGATGCGGCTGCACCGTCGCTTCGACATCGACGCCATGCTGCGCCACATCCAGGCCGACCGGATCACCGTCGAGATGGCCGTCGCGCCCATCGCCCTGGCCATGAGCGCCCACCCGGATCTGGAGTGCTATGACCTGTCGTCCTTGCGGTACATCATGTGGTGTGCCACCCCGGTGACCAAGAGTGTCGCCGACACCGTCACCGAACGGGCTGGGGTGCAATGGGTCTCGGCGTACGGCGCGAGCGAGCTGCCGGTCATCTCGTGCTGCCCCATCGGGGCGGCCCGGCTGGACACGGTCGGCAAACCGGTGCCCGGGGTGAGGGTGCGCATCGCGCCGACCGGGGAGATCGAGGTCCGCTCGGAGTCGGTCATGGCCGGCTACCTGCCCGACAGCGACACCGCCGCGGTCTGCGAGGACGGCTGGTACCGCACGGGTGACATCGGACATCTGGACGAGGACGGTTGGCTGCACATCACCGACCGGCTCAAGGAGATGATCAAGGTACGCGGATTCCAGGTCGCCCCGGCCGAGGTGGAGGCGGTATTGCACGCCCACCCCGCCGTCGCGGACTGCGCGGTGTTCGGGATACCCGATCCCGCCGACGGTGAGGCGGTTGTCGCGGCAGTGGTGGGCGCGCAGCTGTCGGAGGCCGAGATCGCCGACTGGGTCGCACAGCGATTGGCCTCCTACAAGAAACCGCGCCGGGTGGTGGTCGTCGACGAGATTCCGCGTCTGCCTTCGGGAAAGGTGTTGCGGCGGGTGCTTCGGGACCGCTGTGCGGGCCCGGCCGTCACCCGCTGA
- a CDS encoding Zn-ribbon domain-containing OB-fold protein → MPKALAPEISTWPDEDPQLIGSQCAACSATTFPRQQRCPKCSKAEMSDVLLPRRGTVIAWTTQGFPPGAPYAGPTGKDFVPFGVGLVQLGDRIRVEGRLTESDPAKLKFGMEVELTMVPFTTDADGDEIITFAFQPV, encoded by the coding sequence ATGCCGAAGGCGCTTGCCCCCGAGATCTCCACCTGGCCGGACGAGGATCCGCAACTGATCGGTAGTCAGTGCGCTGCCTGCTCGGCCACGACGTTCCCCCGCCAGCAGCGTTGCCCGAAGTGCAGCAAGGCCGAGATGTCCGATGTGCTGTTGCCGCGCCGCGGCACGGTGATCGCCTGGACCACGCAGGGTTTCCCGCCCGGTGCGCCGTACGCCGGGCCCACCGGCAAAGACTTCGTCCCGTTCGGCGTCGGGCTGGTACAGCTCGGTGACCGGATCCGCGTCGAGGGCCGGCTCACCGAAAGCGATCCCGCCAAGCTGAAATTCGGCATGGAGGTCGAGCTGACCATGGTGCCGTTCACCACCGACGCCGACGGCGACGAGATCATCACCTTCGCATTCCAGCCGGTCTGA
- a CDS encoding SDR family NAD(P)-dependent oxidoreductase — protein MDIAGSSALVVGGAGGLGEATVRRLHAAGAKVVVADLADEKGPKLADELGVRYVRTDATSEESVNAAIAEAESLAPLRISVDTHGGPATGGRLIGKDGSPLDLAGFEKTIKFYLTAVFNVLRLSAAAIARTEPLAEGARGVIVNTASIAGYEGQIGQLPYAAAKGGVLGMTLVAARDLSPLGIRVVTIAPGTINTPAYGKAADQLEQYWAPQVPFPKRMGRSTEYAQLAQSIIENDYLNGEVIRLDGALRFPPK, from the coding sequence ATGGACATCGCCGGTAGCTCAGCGCTCGTCGTCGGCGGAGCCGGAGGCTTGGGGGAAGCCACCGTCCGGCGACTGCATGCCGCGGGCGCCAAGGTCGTGGTCGCCGACCTTGCCGACGAGAAAGGCCCGAAGCTCGCCGACGAGCTCGGTGTGCGCTACGTGCGCACCGATGCCACGTCGGAGGAGTCCGTCAACGCCGCGATCGCTGAAGCAGAATCCCTTGCGCCGCTGCGTATCTCGGTGGACACCCACGGCGGACCGGCGACCGGCGGCCGGCTGATCGGCAAGGACGGTTCCCCGCTGGACCTCGCGGGTTTCGAGAAGACGATCAAGTTCTACCTGACCGCGGTGTTCAACGTGCTGCGCCTGTCCGCCGCCGCGATCGCCCGCACCGAGCCGCTGGCCGAGGGCGCCCGCGGCGTCATCGTCAACACCGCCTCCATCGCCGGTTACGAAGGGCAGATCGGCCAGCTGCCGTACGCCGCCGCCAAGGGCGGGGTGCTGGGCATGACCTTGGTGGCCGCGCGCGATCTGTCACCGCTGGGCATCCGGGTGGTCACCATCGCCCCGGGCACCATCAACACTCCCGCCTACGGCAAGGCCGCCGATCAGCTCGAGCAGTACTGGGCCCCGCAGGTTCCCTTCCCCAAGCGCATGGGGCGTTCGACGGAGTACGCCCAACTGGCGCAGAGCATCATCGAGAACGACTATCTCAACGGCGAGGTGATCCGGCTCGACGGGGCGCTGCGGTTCCCGCCCAAGTGA
- a CDS encoding ArgK/MeaB family GTPase codes for MDIHELLTAARDGSQRATGRLLSLVEGDRRAEVLAALSPRPIRTIGITGPPGAGKSTTVAVLVAAYRARGLRVAVLAVDPSSPYSGGALLGDRIRMAAHLDDSDVLIRSVATRGHLGGLSAAVPASISLLADLRYDLVVLETVGVGQSEVEIAAVADPTVAILNPGAGDAVQAAKAGLLEVADIIVVNKADREGADQTVRDLHIETGMPVLKIIAAQNDGIGELVDAVDAHHRADDAGRRAARARLQILSLAQSALRAHPGLAELAAEVAAGDIDVYAATARLLDGAQVKAE; via the coding sequence ATGGACATTCACGAGCTCCTGACGGCCGCGCGGGATGGATCCCAGCGGGCCACCGGCCGGCTGCTGAGCCTGGTGGAAGGCGACCGACGGGCGGAGGTGCTCGCCGCGCTGTCGCCGCGGCCGATCCGCACCATCGGTATCACCGGGCCGCCCGGCGCGGGCAAGTCGACCACCGTCGCGGTGCTCGTCGCCGCGTACCGGGCCCGCGGGCTGCGGGTCGCCGTCCTGGCCGTCGATCCGTCCTCGCCGTACAGCGGTGGCGCGCTGTTGGGGGACCGCATCCGGATGGCGGCCCATCTCGACGATTCCGATGTCCTGATCCGATCGGTGGCCACCCGCGGCCATCTCGGCGGCCTGTCGGCGGCGGTGCCGGCGTCGATCAGCCTGCTCGCCGATCTGCGCTACGACCTCGTCGTATTGGAGACGGTCGGGGTCGGTCAGTCCGAGGTGGAGATCGCGGCGGTCGCCGATCCCACCGTGGCCATCTTGAATCCCGGTGCCGGTGACGCGGTTCAGGCGGCCAAGGCCGGCCTGCTGGAGGTGGCCGACATCATCGTCGTGAACAAGGCCGACCGCGAAGGTGCCGATCAGACGGTGCGCGACCTGCACATCGAGACCGGAATGCCGGTACTGAAGATCATCGCCGCACAGAACGACGGTATCGGGGAACTCGTCGACGCCGTCGACGCCCACCACCGCGCCGATGACGCGGGTCGGCGCGCGGCACGGGCGCGGTTGCAGATCTTGTCGCTGGCGCAGAGTGCGCTGCGGGCGCATCCGGGACTGGCCGAATTGGCCGCCGAGGTCGCGGCCGGCGATATCGACGTGTACGCCGCGACGGCCCGGTTGTTGGACGGAGCCCAGGTCAAGGCCGAATGA
- a CDS encoding LLM class F420-dependent oxidoreductase — protein MKLGVMIGAERGDMARKVAKLVSDIQWAESAGLDSAWMPQVPNDFDCLTMVALMAANTSRIELGTAVVPLQAQHPIALARQSLSVHAMSGGRLALGVGPSHHWIVRDMLGLPYEKPAAYTRDYLEVLNAAISGPGAVDVENDSFTVHNPTVLSADTPMPVLVSALGPVMLQIAGEQADGTSLWMADEKAIGEHIAPKITKAAAQAGKPAPRIVAGIPVTLCANSEIEEAKERANRVLAEAETSPNYQRLLDRGEARNVGDLLAAGDMEAILGRFQRFADAGVTDLSVRLLPIGDNRDELIASKYRTREVIAELAEQVR, from the coding sequence GTGAAACTGGGCGTGATGATCGGGGCCGAGCGCGGCGATATGGCGCGCAAGGTTGCCAAGCTGGTGTCCGATATCCAGTGGGCCGAGTCGGCCGGACTGGACAGCGCATGGATGCCGCAGGTACCCAACGATTTCGACTGCCTCACCATGGTGGCGCTGATGGCGGCGAACACCTCGCGGATCGAACTCGGCACCGCGGTCGTGCCGCTGCAGGCGCAGCATCCGATCGCCCTTGCCCGTCAGTCGCTTTCGGTACACGCCATGTCCGGCGGCCGGCTGGCCCTCGGGGTGGGGCCGTCGCACCACTGGATCGTCCGGGACATGCTGGGTCTGCCCTACGAGAAGCCGGCGGCCTATACCCGGGATTACTTGGAGGTGCTCAACGCGGCCATCTCCGGGCCCGGAGCTGTTGACGTGGAGAACGATTCGTTCACCGTGCACAATCCGACCGTGCTGAGCGCCGATACTCCGATGCCGGTGCTGGTGTCGGCGTTGGGTCCGGTGATGTTGCAGATCGCCGGGGAACAAGCGGACGGCACCTCGCTGTGGATGGCCGACGAGAAGGCGATCGGTGAGCACATCGCGCCGAAGATCACCAAGGCCGCCGCCCAGGCCGGCAAGCCGGCCCCGCGTATCGTGGCCGGTATCCCGGTCACCCTGTGCGCCAATTCGGAGATCGAGGAAGCCAAGGAGCGGGCCAACCGGGTGCTCGCCGAGGCCGAGACGTCGCCGAACTACCAGCGCTTGCTGGACCGCGGCGAGGCCCGCAACGTCGGTGATCTGCTCGCAGCGGGTGATATGGAAGCGATTCTGGGTCGATTCCAGAGGTTCGCCGATGCCGGCGTGACCGATCTGTCGGTGCGGTTGTTGCCGATCGGGGACAACCGCGACGAGTTGATCGCATCGAAATACCGGACCCGCGAGGTGATCGCCGAGCTCGCCGAGCAGGTGCGGTGA
- a CDS encoding thiolase family protein: MSSDVAIIGVGIHPFGRFDKTAMEMGAEAITSALADAKLEWKDIQFGFGGSYEVSNPDAVTRLVGLTGITFTNVFNACATSASAIQQTADTIRLGKYDIGIAIGLDKHPRGAFTDDPAKLALPQWYANNGQFVTTKFFGMKANHYIHKHNISEETLARVANKNFRNGVLNPNAFRRKEISVDEIMASPVLNYPLRQYMFCAPDEGAAAVIMCRADIAHRYTDTPVYVRASEIRTRTYGAYEVHATSAPLDEDPSPTVFAAKAAYEAAGIGPEDVDIAQLQDTDAGAEIIHMAETGLCADGEQEKLLADGATEIHGSIPVNTDGGLIANGEPIGASGLRQMHELVRQLRGQAGERQVPGKPRVGLAQVYGAPGTASATILSL; the protein is encoded by the coding sequence ATGAGTAGTGACGTGGCCATCATCGGCGTCGGCATCCACCCGTTCGGCCGGTTCGACAAGACCGCCATGGAGATGGGTGCCGAGGCCATCACGAGTGCGCTGGCCGACGCCAAGCTGGAGTGGAAGGACATCCAGTTCGGCTTCGGTGGCAGTTACGAGGTGTCGAACCCGGACGCGGTCACCCGGCTGGTCGGGCTCACCGGCATCACCTTCACCAACGTCTTCAACGCGTGCGCGACGTCGGCCAGCGCCATTCAGCAGACCGCCGACACCATCCGGCTGGGCAAGTACGACATCGGTATCGCCATCGGTTTGGACAAGCACCCGCGCGGTGCGTTCACCGACGACCCCGCCAAGTTGGCCTTGCCGCAGTGGTATGCGAACAACGGCCAGTTCGTCACCACCAAGTTCTTCGGTATGAAGGCCAACCACTACATCCACAAGCACAACATCTCCGAGGAGACGCTGGCACGGGTGGCCAACAAGAACTTCCGCAACGGCGTGCTCAACCCGAACGCGTTCCGCCGCAAGGAGATCTCGGTGGACGAGATCATGGCCTCGCCGGTGCTGAACTACCCGCTGCGGCAGTACATGTTCTGTGCGCCCGACGAGGGCGCCGCCGCGGTGATCATGTGCCGCGCCGATATCGCGCACCGCTACACCGACACACCGGTGTACGTGCGTGCCAGCGAGATCCGCACCCGCACCTACGGCGCCTACGAGGTGCATGCCACGTCGGCGCCGCTGGACGAGGACCCGTCACCGACGGTGTTCGCCGCCAAGGCGGCCTACGAGGCGGCGGGTATCGGCCCAGAAGACGTCGATATCGCCCAGTTGCAGGACACCGACGCCGGCGCCGAGATCATCCATATGGCCGAGACCGGACTGTGCGCCGACGGTGAGCAGGAGAAGCTGCTCGCCGACGGTGCCACCGAGATCCACGGGTCCATCCCGGTCAACACCGACGGCGGGCTGATCGCCAACGGCGAGCCGATCGGGGCCTCGGGCCTGCGGCAGATGCACGAACTGGTGCGTCAGTTGCGCGGCCAGGCGGGGGAGCGGCAGGTCCCGGGCAAGCCTCGGGTGGGGTTGGCCCAGGTGTACGGGGCGCCCGGCACCGCGTCGGCGACCA